Below is a genomic region from Bacteroidetes bacterium GWF2_43_63.
GCTCATGTGAGCATGGCGCATGCCTTAAATAAAAAAACCGGCTGAAAGCCGGTTTTTTCTGTGTAGCGGGGAGAGGACTCGAACCTCTGGCCTTCGGGTTATGAGCCCGACGAGCTGCCACTGCTCCACCCCGCAATATATCTTTGAATGCCTTTTTTTGCTTACCTTTGCAATTCGGGACTGCAAAGATACAACAATTTTAATACCCACAACAAAAATGTCGCATAAAAGCGGATTTGTCAACATAATCGGAAACCCTAACGTCGGTAAGTCAACGCTGATCAACGCTTTGACGGGTGAAAAAATATCTATTGTCTCGCCTAAGGCGCAGACAACCCGCCAGCGTGTGCTCGGTTTTCTAAGTACCGACGATTATCAGATTGTATTTTCTGATACGCCGGGCTATGTCGAAAATCCCTCTTATGAGCTTCATCGCAAGATGCTGGGTTATATCAATGCCGCGTTTGAGGATGCCGATATTGTGATTCTTATTATTGAACCTGAAACTCGCGAACTCAATCCAAATCTGTTGTTGCGCCTGCAAAACCTCACAGTTCCGCTCATTGTCTGCATTAATAAAGTCGACTTGAGTCAGCAGGAAAAGATGATGGAGCTGATGAATCTATACGAAGTGGTCTTCCCAAAAGCTGACGTAATGCTGATTTCGGCACTGCACAATTTCAACGTAGATGTTTTGCTTGGTCGTGTTTTGGAAAAATTGCCCGAGCATCCGGCCTATTATCCGAAGGATGTGCTGAGTGACCGAAACCTCCGGTTCTTTGTCTCGGAAATGGTGCGGGAACAAATTTTTTATATTTTCGATAAGGAAATTCCGTATCACTGCGAGGTAATCATTGATTACTATAAGGAAGACGAAAACATTCCGAAAATCGGCGCCACGATTTTTGTAAGCCGCGAAAGTCAGAAGCGGATTCTGATCGGGCAGGGCGGAAGTGCTGTGAAAAAACTTGGAACACTTTCGCGCAAACATATTGAGGAATTTCTTGGACAACATGTGTTCCTCGATTTGAATGTGAAAGTGAAGGACTGGCGAGATAATGAAACAACTTTAAAACAACTGGGATATTAATATGAGCAATATACTTGCTATCGTTGGACGCCCGAATGTGGGCAAATCGACTTTATTTAACCGATTGGTAGGCGAACGTGCTGCCATCGAAGATGCGACAAGTGGCGTGACACGCGACCGTCATTATGGAAAAAGCGACTGGAACGGCGTACATTTTTCGGTGATCGACACCGGCGGATACGTCAATAACAGCGAAGATATTTTCGAAGAAGAAATCAAGAAACAGGTCCACCTGGCCATTTCCGAAGCCGATGTAATTCTTTTTCTGACCGATGTGCGCGAAGGATTCACGCCTATGGATGAAGATGTAGCCGACATGCTGCGTAAATG
It encodes:
- a CDS encoding GTPase Era, encoding MSHKSGFVNIIGNPNVGKSTLINALTGEKISIVSPKAQTTRQRVLGFLSTDDYQIVFSDTPGYVENPSYELHRKMLGYINAAFEDADIVILIIEPETRELNPNLLLRLQNLTVPLIVCINKVDLSQQEKMMELMNLYEVVFPKADVMLISALHNFNVDVLLGRVLEKLPEHPAYYPKDVLSDRNLRFFVSEMVREQIFYIFDKEIPYHCEVIIDYYKEDENIPKIGATIFVSRESQKRILIGQGGSAVKKLGTLSRKHIEEFLGQHVFLDLNVKVKDWRDNETTLKQLGY